Sequence from the Thermocoleostomius sinensis A174 genome:
AGGTACAGCGTTACTGCAAGCAGTCGAACAAGAAGCACAAACCCAAGGCAGCATTGGAGTATATCTGGAAACGATCGAGTTTCAAGCACCCGAATTCTATCAACGCAATGGCTATAGCATCTATGCCGTGCAGGAAAATTATCCTGCTGGGTTTAAGCGATACTACTTGCAAAAGCTGTTTACACCGTTGTCACGAACATTGCACCCAATCAGCACCTGAGCCAGCCAAGAATCCTCGGACAAAAACTGTGTGATTCGGTACAGGTTGAGATTCGCATCCTGCTTATGGTGGGAAGAAAGTAACGAATTTAACGACACGATAATGAATCACCTTGTATCAACAAATCGATCGATGCCATCCATTCCCGATTTAACCACCGCTGCCCCTCTAAAAAATGGTGCAATTAACGTAATTGTTCGTCCAGCCACTCATGACGACCTTTCCGCCATTCTAGAAATCTATAATGAAGCTGTGCTGAATACAACGGCGTCTTACGAGTATCGCCCCAGCACCTTGGAATCGCGAGCCGCCTGGTTTGATGCCCATTTACAGAATCGATTGCCTGTGTTCGTGGCTCAACTGGAGAATGGTCAGATTGTAGGATGGAGTGCCTTAAATTCCTTTCGTTCGGCTGAAGGCTATCACTGTACGGCCGAAAACTCGATCTATGTGGCAGCCGATAAACGAGGGCAAGGAATCGGGAAACTGTTGTTAGCTCCGTTGATTACAGCAGGCCAACAGTTGGGCTTGCATAGCCTAATTGCGGGCATTGATGCCGCCAATGTTGCCAGCATTCGCCTCCATGCCGCGTTTGGGTTTGAGCAAGTTGGATACTTGAAGCAGGTGGCCCGTAAGTTCGATCGTTGGCTGGATTTGGTGTTGATGCAGCGGTTACTCTCGCAAGATTGATGGTTAAAGGAGGGGATCTCTATCTTTGTGGAGGTGACAACTTGAAAGTCGGCAGGCTTCAACAGTATAAATAAAGCGCTTCCACTAAAGTGCTGGTTCAATTTGACCACGCATCCCCTATGCTGTCTCGAAAGGCATTGCCTCGAACAACCCAACAGCATCCGCGATCGACCCTCAACGAAACAGCGACAGGGTATCTGTTCATTGCTCCAACGTTGCTAGTGCTGGGGATCTTTACCGTGCTGCCAATTTTTCTAGCCATTTTTCTGTCGCTGCATCGAGTGCAGTTACTCGGTGAGATTAACTACGAATTTGTTGGACTGCGCAACTTTGCTCGATTAGCTGAAGATGGGCGGGTGTGGATTGCTTTGAAAAATACAGCCGAATATGTGGCGATCGTGGTTCCTACCCAAACCATTTTGGCACTGCTGTTAGCTGTCACGTTAAATGCAGGTATTAAGGGGCAGCGCTGGTGGCGAATTATCTATTTCTTGCCGACCGTCACGTCTTCGGCTGTGTTGACGCTAATTTTCATGTGGATCTATAACACGAATGGATTGCTGAATTATGGGCTGAACTGGATTGGGTTGCCGACCTATAACTGGTTGGGTGATCCAGCCGTGGCTTTGAAGGGCATCATGCTGATGAATATTTGGTCAACAGCCCCGTTTTATATGGTGATTTATTTAGCGGCGCTGCAAGATTTGCCTCTGTCTCTCTATGAAGCGGCGGCCATTGATGGAGCTAACGCTTGGCAACGGTTTTTCTCAATCACATTACCGCTGCTGAAACCCGTCACGTTTTTTGTCGTCGCAATGGGAATTATTGGCACGTTTCAACTTTTCGATCAGGCTTATATTTTCTCGAATGGATCGGGCGGCCCCAACAACGCCACACTGACAGTCGTGCTATTGATTTATCAATATGTGTTCCGCGATTTGCAGATGGGATATGCGGCGGCGATCGCCTTTCTGTTAGCGATGGTAATTATTGTGCTCACGTTGATTCAACGCCAAATGTTCGGCAAAGAGGAACGGTAAAACCGATAAAAAAGAAGAATGCCGTAGGAGTAGACTGGCGTGTTTGCTCCAAAAGGATGAAAGTTGAAGGGTAAAGGAATATGCGTCAGCGCCTCGACATGGAAAAACGATCGGTTTGGCTACAAGGGCTGCTTTATACGGTGCTAGTACTGTATGCAGTGATTACGCTGATTCCGTTTTTGTGGGCGCTGTCGGCCTCGTTTAAGCCGCTGGCAGAGATCATCAGCGGTAGCATGAATTTGATTCCGCGCCAGTTTACCTTCGAGAACTATCGCCAAATTTTTACACAAGAGCCGCTATTTCTGCGTTGGTTATTCAACAGCGTTGTAATTGCGCTGAGTGTAACGCTGCTGAATTTAATCTTTAACTCGATGGCGGGGTATGCATTGGCGCGGTTGCGGTTTCGCGGCAGACAGTTCTGGTTTTTCCTGATTTTGGCGGTTCTGGCAGTACCGTCGCAAGTCACGCTAATTCCTACCTTTTTAATTCTCAAATCCTTGGGTTGGCTCAATTCTTATCAAGGCATGATTGTGCCCGCGATGATCAACGCTACGTTTATTTTCATGATGCGGCAATTTTTCCTGAACTTTCCCCGCGAGTTGGAAGAAGCCGCTGCTCTAGACGGTCTCGATCGCTTCAAAACCTTTTTGTATATTGTTTTGCCCTTAGCCAAACCCGCCTTGGCGGCTCAAGCAATTTTTGTGTTTATGGGAAGCTGGAATAATTTTCTACTACCTGTGGTAATTTTATTTGATCCAGAAATGTTTACGTTACCTTTGGGGTTAAATACATTCAAAGGTCAATACATTAGTTACTGGAATTACATCATGGCAGCATCAATGGTGTTCACGTTACCAGTACTACTACTATACGCATTCTTTAACCGCTATTTTATCCAAGGCGTAACCTTTACAGGCGGCAAAGGATGAGAAACGAGAATAGTTAAGAGGGAGAAGAATTAGTTAGACGACAAATCTGGAGACACGGGTGGTTGCGATCGAGCATTCATTAAGAGCATTTCGCGATGGCGCAGGGTGGTAATAGCCGTTTCCCAGGGGAAAGTAAATGATTGAAAGGATTCTGGTGAAATCCGATCTTTGTCTAAATCCACGACCACTTGCCGCAAGATTTCAAACAACTGATACCGAATAGTTTCTAATTCGGTTAAATCATTCGCTGTTTGAATTTGCTCCATAAGCGCCACAATTTCTAAGTTGTAGCGATCGGCTCGATTCTTTTGTCTGCCATCTAACCACAGTCGTAATTGCCATAATCCAGAAGCAGCTAAGACCCCTACTGAAAACAGTAGACCGATCGGTTCGGCATACTCTACCCAAAAGACCGGGCGATCTTGCTCGTAATAAGCCTTGGCTCCTGGATGTAGCGGCAAGCCCAAATTTTCTCCAGCCTCTGGCAAACGAATGGTGGCTGTGCGGGGATGTAATACCACTAATTCATTGCGAAACTCGAACAGCGTTTGCGTAATTGCGCGAGTGAGTTTTGGGTCTAGCTCGGCATGACTGATTAGCACTGCCCGCACGCTGACAACTGGCAAATCCTCGGCTGGAATGGGAACGGCTCCATCATAGGTGCCTTTAGGAATTTGCGTAGCTTCCAAATAGGGCAACGACAGCCGCAGTGCTTCGACCTGATCGATCGGCACAAGCTGCGATTGACTGGTGCGCAATAATTCTGCCAAGGCTGGATTACCCAAAGCCATCACCCGCGAGAGGGCATCTACTTCACCTTGACGCAGGGCTGCGTATGCCGCATCGGGCGACATTGGCAGGGCGGTAAAATCGGCAGCAGTAAGGTAGTAGTGTTGGCTGAGGGCCCAAAACAGTTTGTAAGAACCGCTCCCTTCGGGCATTAGGGCGACTCGTTTACCGCGCAAATCGCCAAAGGATCGAATATTAGCGTCCGATCGGGCAATTAAATGAAACACTTCTGGAAACAGAAAAGCCAACGCTCTAGCAGAAGGTTGGGGCGGCGTATCACTTTGAATGATAGCCAGTTGGGCTTGTCCCTGTTGCAATAACTCGATATTTTGCTGAGAGCCTTCTGTTTCTAACACATTAATGGCAATGTCGGGGTGGTGTTGTGCTACAACGGTTGCCAGCGCTTGCCCGAACGCATAGTACTCACCTTGTGCTCCTCCGGTTGCAATCACAAGTCGGTACACTTGATGTTGCTCGCGCCACCATTGCACAGCTAGTCCGGTTGCTGCCACAATGCTAAGCAATACAACTGGAAACACAAAGCGAGCGCGTACCATAATGTGTTCGTTCCCCAGAGATGTTAGAGAAGCGGTCAGAGAGGAGAATTTCAGAGAGAAAGGTATCAGAGAATATGCTCAGAATCTCTCATGTAGTTAAGTCGTTAAGTCAAGGAACCCTCTAGTCATTTTACGCGCCATAGCAAGGGCAATCTAGACCACATCTAGACTGCCCGAACCAGAGACCAGATAGATGACGCGGCTACGATTGGCTGCCATTTGTTGCAATCGCAATCGGCTTGCATATGTATTAGCTGGTTTGGCTAGAGCCAGTGCTGCTGAATCGTCACTCCTCGACTTTGCATCGCCTGCTCGAACAAATGAGTTGGCAAGGCTTCTTCAACAGCCCAAACGCCGGGTTTTTGCACCTGCCCAGACAATACCAGTTCTGCCAAGCTACCGGTTCCACATCCTGCTGCGACAGCCGTACTATCGTGCACCAAGATAGATTGATAGCGGGCAGATTGTCCGTCTTTTTCACCGCTTACCTCGGCTTGCATGGCCACTCCAATACCACTGAAACGATCGGTAATAGCTGTCATCGAATGTCCCACCCTTGACAAGGCTTCCACAAACCCAGGATGGCGAACTAAGGGAGCAGGAAACCAGTTAGCCACTAATGCCGTCAAGTGATTATAAAAATCTGGTGCAGAGCCAAACTTGACAATCACGTTTTGAGCAGAAAAAGCTTCGGTAAGGGTAAAGGCTTCTGGCATATCGAACCAGTACACTCCGGTGCGACCGAAGGGAGGCGGAAAGTCAATCAGTTCTCGACCAGTGTAGGGTTTTACTTGTTTCCACTGATCATCCAACCACACCTCAAATGGATGCTGAAGCCCTAAAAACGTTGTGCGCATCACTGTCACCCCAGCTCCACCTGAACCCGCAACCACATAGCTGAGGTGAATGGTTTCCACCGAGTCAAGTTGCTCCACGGCTTGCCGCACCATGCTGTTGGAAATACCTGGAAAAACTCCAGAATTAACGATCGCCGTTACATTGGCGGCTTGGGCTGCTTCTCGCAACTTCAACACCGTGCGAGTAAACGAGCGATCGTCACTGACATCAATGTAGTTCACCCCTTGGTCAATACAACACCGTAACACCTGATCGTCGCGGTAGCGAAAGGGCCCAGCACAGTGAATCACCAGATTGGCGTTGGCAACAGCTTGGTTTAGGCTTGCCTGATCGCTCAAATTTAACGCTAAAAACTCGACTTGGTCTCCCAATTGTTCTTGCCAAGGGGTTTTTGCCGAGGCAGCGCGTCCTGTAATCGTGATGTTTGCCGATGTGTGAGCCAGCAGATCGGCAGCAACACTCCTACCAATTCGGCCTCGCCCTCCCAAAATCAAAACGCGATCGATCATGATGTTTCATTTCCCACCACAGGGCCGTTTCTACACAAGAATACTAGCTACTCCACAACTAAGATTTGCCCAACTTAAGCGCCGATTCCAATGTAGATTTGAGGGAATCGCCTGCATCCTTCAGGGTTTGTGCCAGCGGTTGCTGCGATCGTAAAAATACTCGGGCACAGTTCCGTCCTGGCATTCCTGAAATAGAGCCGCCTGGATGAGTACCGGCCCCAGTGAGATAGAGTCCTTCGATCGGCGTTTCATAGTTGGCTAGTTCAGGCAACGGCCGGAAAAAGAGCATCTGCTCTAGGCTCATGTCGATGTGGTAGTAGTTACCATTGTAGGCTCCAAGCCGTTCACCAAGCTCGGCTGGGCTTTCAACTCGTCGAGCAATGATAGAGTTTTTCACATTAGGGGCATACTCTGCCAACTTATCAATGAGGCGATCGGCTACTTTATTTTTCAATTCATCTGTCCAACCTGTGCCGTTCTGCCCGGTTCCCTCTAGCCCATCAATTCGATAGGGTGCAAAGAACTCAATCCATAGTGTGTGTTTACCTTCAGGAGCCATTGACGGATCTAACATTGTGGGAACCACCACGTACATCGATGGATCAGCATCGGGAATTCGACCGACCGATGGGTCGTGATGAGACATTTCCACCTGCTTCACTGAATCTGCAATTAAGACAGACCCGATCAAATACTCATCTTGATGATTATATCGTTCAAATCGTGGTGCTTCCGACAATGCACAATCCACTTTCAAAATGGTTTCGTTGTTGTTGATGATGCGGCGATCGAGCCGTTCGCGTAATGCCGGATCAGCACTGTCTGCATCAGCAGGCTCTACCATTTGCAAAAATAACCGGCGTGCATCAATGTTGGAGATAACACCACGCTTGGCCCGGTATTCAGTGCCACCTTTGACGCGCACACCCACCGCTTTGCCATTGTCAATCAGCACTTTCTCGACCGCCTGATCGCAAAGCACCGTTCCACCTAAACGCGCGACGAGTTTCAGCAAGGCTTGGGTCAGTGCCCCGGTTCCACCGCGCGGGCGCGCCATACCAGGATTGTGACGCATGGCCATCATAATTGCCCCGATCGCCAAATTCTTCTGGCTTGGCGGCTCACCTAGCTCTGACGCCAAACGAGCCAAGGGAGCTTTCAAGAATTCGGAGTCAAACTGCTCATTTAAGGTGTCTTCGGCACTGCTGAACATCGTGCGAATCAAGTCCAGCGTTTTGTTAGATAGTCCTACCACAGAGAACAAATCTCTGACTTTGGGCAGGTCGTAGTTGCCAATAATATCAACGATGGATTTAGGCGGCGCATTGAAAATGGGAATAATTCCCCGCAACAATCGTTGCCAAAAATCAGCAAATTCTGCGTATTTCTCAGCGTCGCGTTGATTGAATTGAGCAATCGATGCACAGGTTTTTTCAATGGATTGATGCGCTAAAAAATACTCACCGTTAGGATTGGGGCAGAACACAACCGGATCGCAATAGAGATATTCCAGCCCATATTTCTCTAACTCCAGTTCTTCCACCACTGGACCTAAATGAATGAACTCATGATCGATCGCGCAAAGGTTAAATTTGAACCCAGGTGCTTCGTCAGGCAGGCTTTCTTCAGTCGTAGCTCCGCCTCCAGGAACCGATCGTTTCTCCAGTAATACAACGCTGTACCCAGCTTTTAACAGATATGCAGCACAAACTAGTCCATTGTGACCAGCCCCAATAATTACCACATCGTATGTTTGCATTGCAACTATTACCTAGATATAGAAAAAGCCTATCTAGAAGGTAGGAAATCAGCATGCTCTAAACCTCTCTCGAAAGGGAGGAATCTGAGGATAGTTAAACATTTGTTAAGTGTGTTGGGGTTAAGCACAACACAGCATGGTGAGGGCTTAGCTGATCCGGCTTGTTGCTAGATCAAAACATGAGATCAAGACATGACCTAAGATTGAAATCCTGCATTAACCAACGGTGTGCTTAAGCCTCAGCAACGATCGTACCCGTGCCGACAATTCTTCAACATCGACAGGTTTACGAATGAAATCATTTGCACCTGCGTCAAGTCCTTCTACTGCACTAGAGTTACGATACGCAGTGATTAGCAGAATGGGAATAAAGGGAAGATTAGAATTCTGGCGGATGCGACGGGTGACTTCATAGCCATCAATACCGGGCATCATTACATCGAGCAAAATTAAGTCGGGTGGAGATTGTTCAATCTGAGCCAAAGCCGTTTCGCCATTTTCGGCAAAGCTAACTTCGTATCCGTCGTCTTCTAGGATGGCTTGAATTAAAAACAAATTGTCTGGTGTATCATCAACAGCCAGAATCCGAGCAGGCTCGGAAACATTCTGAAGCGGCATAGAAGTATACCTTTCGTTCAAACAATATTGAGGGCGAAGTCGGTATACAAGCTACTTCACAAGCTAAAGCGGCCTGCTCAACAACCTCGCCCTATGGAGTGCTGACGTTAGCGCGATTCTGTGCCCTGGTTTGGATCACCTTCAATCCGAGGATTGTCAGTACCCGGAGCATCAGCAGCGGCTCCAGGTCTTACTTCCTCACCAGCACCTTGTCCCGTTCGGCGAGTTGCAGCATCGATCGGGGTTTGCTTACCACCGGAGGCAGCATCGCCTTTTGTTGTAGAAGTGACCTTCTTAGCTTCCTTAACGGAAATTTCTTCTAGTTCGGTTTGGGCAAAATTATTCGTGTTAACTCCTGCATAGTTCACTTTATTAAAACGCACGATGACCGGATAGCGAATACCACTTTGGTCAACAGAAGCAACTGTTCCTACATCTTGATACCAGTAGGATTCTTTACGAAGAATCCGTACCTGTGAACCACGTTGAATCGCCATGTTATCTCCTTAACACAAGGTTACAAAGATGGCACCCTTCTAGTCACCTAACTAGGGGATACCACGAATATTTTGTCCAAAGGATCTTCCAACAGGACGAACTACTTTGTCAAAACATTCGTTTGTATCACCACAGTATCTCTTAATGAAAGGCGCTCTGCGTCGGTTTTACATTTTGTTTCACATTGTTCTATTTCACGAAGGAGCTTGTTTTACAAACGTCCACTCTAGAACCTTGATTGGCGCTTGTTGCAAGGCCGTCACTAATTCATCGGTGCTGTTGTACTTCAGTTCAGAGAGGTAAGCGGCTTCCACATTGACAGTAAACCGATCGTCTTGGAAGGGCCAAGGTTCTACCGTAAGACAACCATCTTCCAGTTCCCGCAAATCATAGCGCTGTCCATCGATGCCGCTCGTAATTTCGATCGATCGCCCCGCATCAGGAATTTTGCGTTGGGACAGAATCAGCGACAGTCGATCGCACCATCGCATAAACTGATAGGCGCGCTCGGCTTCTTCAGGATCAATATCAAGTTCTTTGGGCCAGCGTTTCTGGAGTTTAAGTTGTTCGTCGAGAAATTTGTCCCATTCAGCAGACGTGCCGCGTTTGGACTCATTTAAGAATGAGACATGCTTAGATGTCAGAAACGTCACCCATCGTCCTCGATACCGGGCACTGTCAATGAGCGCTTGCAGGCGATCGATCGATGATTCTGGATCAAGGGTGAAATCCAGGGGAGCGCCCGCAGGCGTCAGCTGATGACCTTGCCACTCTTTCTCTAAATCATCGTGGTGAGAAATGGCTGCCACAGTTTCATAGAGCCGGAGAGGGGCATCACTTCTACGCCATTGTCCGGCAATTTGGGCCGCCAACAGTGCATGGGCCCGGTGATAAATAACTTCCCAACCATTCTCCAACAAGTTAACAATCATACGGAGTACGACATTAAGTAATAGAAATTAACAGAAATTGCCCATTGCAACTATAGTGACTCTAGCTGCCGGGTGGTTCTGTCTGAGGAGAGAGGCAGGGAAGATTAGAACTGTGAGTGTACAAAACTAGTTATCGAGTCAAAACAGGTCAACCATAGTAGGGCGGTTCGTTTCCAGCTTTCCATTTAATGTTGCAACCGATGCTAGGCTTTTGCTCGCTGCTGATAGGTTGATGATTAAGGACGGCTTCGATCGCAGCGCGTAGGTCTCGTCCGGTGACAGGTTGGTCATTGCCGGGGCGACTGTCGTCTAACTGTCCCCGATAGACCAGTTTGCGATCGGCGTCAAACAAGAAGAAATCGGGGGTGCAAGCAGCGGTGTAAGCTTTGGCCGTTTCTTGGCTTTCGTCATAGCACAGCGGAAAAGTAAACCCCAATTCTTTAGCCATGGTCTTTAACCCCTCTGGGCCATCATCCGGGTAATTGACAGCGTCATTGGCGCTGATAGCTACAATTCCGAGGCTGCGATCGGCATAATCTTGACCAAGTTTGGCTAGTTCATGCTGCACATGCTTGACGAATGGACAGTGCCGACAAATGAACATCGCCAAAAACGCTTGCTTTCCAGCAAACGTTGCTAACGAAATGGGGGTTCCTGAAACCACATCCGGCAGTTGAAAATCAGGGGCTTGGGTTCCCAATTCCAACATGGTTGAGGCAGTTCTCGCCATATGCAGCTACTCCTTCGTTTCCAGACTTGTCACTGGTAATTGTAATAGAGTCGTTCTTCTAGCCAAACCTGGACTTCTTCTTCAGATTCTAGATAGGTAGCCTGTCCGGTCAGTGGATCATAGGCATACCACCAAACACGCCCCCCTTGATCAGTGATTTGATGAACTTCAGGCTCACTCGAAGACAAGGACCTCCAACTAGAGAGTAGTTGGTTGACACATTCGTCTAGCAATTGCCAGACCTGGGGATGGGATGGGCCAAGCTCAAGCTGCCAGCAGTTGTTTAAATGCTCAATTTGTTGAACCCGGTAGAGCAGAGGCTGATCTCGGTTGATTAAAGTGTGCCAGAAGTATTTAATCTGGTCTATTAGATTGGCTGAAGGAATTGGAACTGAATCTGGGATTAGCTCTAATTGTTTGTAGCGCTGCCACTGCATGTCTACAGAAGATTTCATAAGAATGCTCCGTTGTAGGGTTGAAAAAACGAGGCGCGTTCCTTCGGGGTAGCTCCCTACTTCCGTCCCCTCCGCCATAGATGCAGTTGAGCTTCAGTCACTTGACCTAGCGGGGGATGAACGAATTAAATAAATCGATATCTGTATTACATGATACAAAATGCTTGGACACTTGGGGGCAATGTCATCAAATGTACATATCATTTCTAAACATCATTTCTGACGTAAGCAGACTGTTTGCAGCACTGATGCGCGCCATTCACAACGCTGATACAAAGAAGATGTCTATACGTGTAACTAATTGTAAAGTCATAAGGTCTTGATTTATAGATAAACAAATCTGTTTTAGTGTCTGTCGCTACATTTTTTAATTCGCTTCATTGGTATTTCTAGTGACAGTTCAATGAATTGCTTCTAGGGTTCCGTTTCAACTGGTTAAGGATCTTGTTGCGATCTTTCGTTGCTGTTAACTTTGGTAACTGCTAAGTTGAAGGTCTGGTCCGAGAGAAGCAAGCTAGCTTAGAAAGCCACACTGCTTTATTCAAGGTTTGCTAGCCACACGGCGGGAAAAAAACCCGGGAGGAACTTCAGTTCACGATCGAATGGATCTGGCTGACGGTTTCTTTCGGGTTTTTTTCATTCGTTTGTTGCAACTCGCTCTTGTTCACAAGCTGGTACACTCATGTGCAACGTTTCAATCTTAGAGGGGGTTTAAATGTCTGCTAACCCTGACGATACGCCAACCTTTCAAAGCCCTGAAGTCAATGGACAGGTGCCGACTGAGGCACAGCGGGCCTTAGATCTGGAAACCCGATTGCCTTTGACGGGATGGCAACAAGAGGTGTCTGAAGGACTGGAATACGGACTAGAGGCGGCTGATAGTATCCGCGATCGCACAATTCCCACCTTCTCTCGTGGGGAATTGCCCCATTATGCCGGCATCAACACTTTTCTTAAGGCACCGTACTTGGTCGATGTCCGTGAGGTGGGCAAATATGATGTAGCGATCGTGGGGGTTCCCCATGATTCAGGCACTACCTATCGTCCGGGAACGCGCTTTGGACCCCAGGGGATTCGGCGAATTTCGGCCTTGTATACGCCGTACAATTTTGAATTGGGTGTGGATTTGCGGGAGCAGATTACACTGTGTGATGTGGGCGATATTTTCACCATTCCGGGCAACAACGAAAAGTCGTTTGATCAAATCTCGAAGGGAATTGCGCACATTTTCAGTTCCGGAGCCTTTCCCATCATTTTGGGTGGGGATCATTCAATCGGTTTTCCCACCGTGCGCGGCGTTTGTCGGCATTTGGGGGATAAGAAAGTAGGAATTATTCACTTCGATCGTCATGTAGATACTCAAGAAACAGACTTAGACGAACGAATGCACACTTGTCCTTGGTTTCATGCTACCAACATGGCCAATGCACCCGCTAAAAACTTAGTGCAGTTGGGGATTGGGGGCTGGCAAGTGCCGCGCCAAGGAGTGAAAGTCTGTCGAGAACGCGCCACCAACATCCTAACCGTTACCGATATTACCGAAATCGGTTTGGATGCTGCCGTAGAGTTTGCCCTAGAACGAGCATTAGACGGAACAGATTGCGTTTATATCAGCTTCGACATTGACTGCATTGATGCTGGCTTTGTACCAGGGACAGGCTGGCCAGAACCTGGTGGATTGTTGCCCCGTGAAGCGCTGTATCTTTTAGGAAAAATTGTGCAGCGTGCTCCAGTTTGCGGACTAGAAGTAGTGGAAGTGTCTCCGCCATATGATGTCAGCGATATGACAGCGCTAATGGCGACGCGGGTGATTTGCGATACGATGGCGCATTTGGTGCTGTCTGGTCAATTGCCACGTCAGGAGAAACCCGCTTACATCAATACCGAAGCGAATATGCATGTGGACATGGCATGGGTGTGAAGAAAAAAGACAAAAAGTGAAGGAATGAAGAATAGAAATCAAGGTGAAAGAGTGAAGGAATTTTGATCATGCATGAAACAGACATGACCAAAGCATTGATTCTGACAGTAAAAGATTGGTGGGAGTCACAACCCGATCGCCCTACCATCTCGCACGTCTATCTGACAGTGGGCCAATTCACCTGTGTTGAACCTGCGAGTCTACAGTTTAGCTTTGAGGTACAAACACGTCAGACGTTTTTGGACGGAGCAAAACTCGTCATTCAAGAAACCCCCTTAATTGCTTTTTGCCATCATTGTCAGCAAGAGTATCACCCCGAAATTGGCATTCACTATGCTTGTCCCACTTGTCAATCGCCGATGGATGATATTCGGTCTGGTCGAGAACTGAAAATCGATCGACTCGAATATACTTCCCAACCCCCAATTCCTCTTCCCTAACTCCAACTCCCGATTCCCGACTCCTATTTCCCAACCTACCATGCATCAAACCTTTGACGCCGCTCTAGAAATCAACCTACTCCACGCCAATCAACAAGGTGCAGACCACA
This genomic interval carries:
- the hypA gene encoding hydrogenase maturation nickel metallochaperone HypA; its protein translation is MHETDMTKALILTVKDWWESQPDRPTISHVYLTVGQFTCVEPASLQFSFEVQTRQTFLDGAKLVIQETPLIAFCHHCQQEYHPEIGIHYACPTCQSPMDDIRSGRELKIDRLEYTSQPPIPLP
- the speB gene encoding agmatinase; its protein translation is MSANPDDTPTFQSPEVNGQVPTEAQRALDLETRLPLTGWQQEVSEGLEYGLEAADSIRDRTIPTFSRGELPHYAGINTFLKAPYLVDVREVGKYDVAIVGVPHDSGTTYRPGTRFGPQGIRRISALYTPYNFELGVDLREQITLCDVGDIFTIPGNNEKSFDQISKGIAHIFSSGAFPIILGGDHSIGFPTVRGVCRHLGDKKVGIIHFDRHVDTQETDLDERMHTCPWFHATNMANAPAKNLVQLGIGGWQVPRQGVKVCRERATNILTVTDITEIGLDAAVEFALERALDGTDCVYISFDIDCIDAGFVPGTGWPEPGGLLPREALYLLGKIVQRAPVCGLEVVEVSPPYDVSDMTALMATRVICDTMAHLVLSGQLPRQEKPAYINTEANMHVDMAWV
- a CDS encoding thioredoxin family protein, yielding MARTASTMLELGTQAPDFQLPDVVSGTPISLATFAGKQAFLAMFICRHCPFVKHVQHELAKLGQDYADRSLGIVAISANDAVNYPDDGPEGLKTMAKELGFTFPLCYDESQETAKAYTAACTPDFFLFDADRKLVYRGQLDDSRPGNDQPVTGRDLRAAIEAVLNHQPISSEQKPSIGCNIKWKAGNEPPYYG